Proteins encoded by one window of Ursus arctos isolate Adak ecotype North America unplaced genomic scaffold, UrsArc2.0 scaffold_22, whole genome shotgun sequence:
- the LOC113259751 gene encoding olfactory receptor 145 translates to MPLIRMGAENSSVTEFILAGLTNQPGLQIPLFFLFLGFYVVTVVGNLGLITLIGLNSHLHTPMYFFLFNLSFIDFCYSTVITPKMLMSFVLRQNIISYAGCMTQLFFFLFFVVSESFILSAMAYDRYAAICNPLVYTATMSPQVCLLLLLGVYVMGFAGAMAHTACMVRLNFCANNLVNHYMCDILPLLERSCTSTYVNELVVFVVVGIDIGVPTVTIFISYAVILSSILRIHSTEGRSKAFSTCSSHIIAVSLFFGSGAFMYLKPSSLLPMNQGKVSSLFYTIVVPMLNPLIYSLRNKDVKVALKKTLSKKPFS, encoded by the coding sequence ATGCCTTTAATAAGAATGGGAGCTGAGAACTCCTCCGTGACAGAGTTTATCCTCGCAGGCTTAACCAACCAGCCAGGACTCCAgatccctctcttcttcctgtttctaGGTTTCTATGTGGTCACTGTGGTGGGGAACCTGGGCCTGATAACCTTGATTGGGCTCAATTCTCACCtacacacccccatgtactttttcctcttcaACTTGTCCTTCATAGATTTCTGCTATTCCACTGTTATCACGCCCAAGATGCTGATGAGTTTTGTCTTGAGGCAGAACATCATCTCCTACGCAGGGTGTATGACTCagctcttcttctttcttttctttgttgtctcTGAGTCCTTCATCCTGTCAGCAATGGCATATGACCGCTATGCCGCCATCTGTAACCCACTGGTGTACACGGCCACCATGTCGCCTCAGGTCTGCCTACTCCTTCTGTTGGGTGTCTATGTGATGGGGTTTGCTGGGGCCATGGCCCACACAGCATGCATGGTGAGACTGAACTTCTGCGCCAACAATCTGGTTAACCACTACATGTGTGACATCCTTCCTCTTCTTGAGCGTTCTTGCACCAGCACCTATGTAAATGAGCTggtagtttttgttgttgtgggcATCGATATTGGTGTGCCCACAGTTACCATCTTCATTTCTTATGCCGTCATCCTATCCAGCATTCTCCGTATTCATTCTACCGAGGGCAGGTCCAAAGCCTTTAGCACCTGCAGCTCCCACATAATCgcagtttctctcttctttgggtCAGGGGCGTTTATGTACCTCAAACCATCCTCTCTTTTACCTATGAATCAGGGGAAAGTGTCCTCCTTGTTCTACACCATCGTTGTGCCCATGCTCAACCCACTAATCTATAGCTTGAGGAATAAAGACGTCAAAGTTGCTCTGAAGAAAACATTGAGCAAAAAACCATTCTCTTGA